A genome region from Halorussus pelagicus includes the following:
- the ftsY gene encoding signal recognition particle-docking protein FtsY yields the protein MFDSLKDKLGSFRKDVEETTEEKAEEAEADADADAEPEAQPETTADAEAQAAADPETAESEESSDDESDASSGRSFAQKAKSFAKGEIVIEEQDLEDPLWELEMALLESDVEMNVANEILENIREDLVGATRSFSSETADVVEQALHDSLLKVISVGQFDFDQRIREADKPVTIIFTGVNGVGKTTTIAKLSKYFEKQGLSAVLANGDTYRAGANEQIQEHADNLDKKLISHEQGGDPAAVIYDAVEFADSNDIDVVLGDTAGRLHTDEGLMDQLEKIGRVVDPDMTLFVDEAVAGQDAVQRAKQFNEAAEIDGAVLTKADADSQGGAAISIAHVTGKPILFLGVGQGYDHIEKFEPEELVESLLGEE from the coding sequence ATGTTCGACAGCCTGAAGGACAAACTCGGGAGTTTCCGGAAAGACGTAGAGGAGACAACCGAGGAGAAGGCCGAGGAAGCCGAGGCGGACGCGGACGCCGACGCGGAACCCGAAGCCCAACCCGAGACGACGGCCGACGCCGAGGCGCAGGCGGCGGCCGACCCTGAAACTGCGGAGTCCGAGGAGTCGTCGGACGACGAGTCCGACGCCTCGTCCGGCCGGAGCTTCGCGCAGAAGGCCAAGTCGTTCGCCAAAGGCGAAATCGTCATCGAAGAGCAGGACCTCGAAGACCCCCTCTGGGAGTTAGAGATGGCTCTGCTGGAGAGCGACGTGGAGATGAACGTCGCCAACGAGATTCTGGAGAACATCCGCGAGGACCTCGTGGGCGCGACGCGGTCGTTCAGCAGCGAGACTGCCGACGTGGTCGAGCAGGCGCTTCACGACTCCCTGCTGAAGGTCATCTCGGTCGGCCAGTTCGACTTCGACCAGCGAATCAGGGAGGCCGACAAGCCCGTCACCATCATCTTCACGGGCGTCAACGGCGTCGGCAAGACGACGACCATCGCAAAGCTCTCGAAGTATTTCGAGAAACAGGGTCTCTCGGCGGTGCTGGCCAATGGCGACACCTACCGCGCCGGGGCCAACGAGCAGATTCAGGAACACGCCGACAACCTCGACAAAAAGCTCATCTCCCACGAGCAGGGCGGCGACCCCGCGGCGGTCATCTACGACGCCGTGGAGTTCGCCGACTCGAACGACATCGACGTGGTGCTTGGCGACACCGCCGGTCGCCTGCACACCGACGAGGGCCTGATGGACCAGTTGGAAAAAATCGGGCGCGTCGTGGACCCGGACATGACCCTCTTCGTTGACGAGGCCGTGGCCGGGCAGGACGCGGTCCAGCGCGCCAAGCAGTTCAACGAAGCGGCGGAAATCGACGGCGCGGTGCTGACGAAGGCCGACGCCGACTCCCAAGGCGGCGCGGCCATCTCCATCGCCCACGTCACGGGCAAGCCCATCCTCTTCCTCGGTGTCGGACAGGGCTACGACCACATCGAGAAGTTCGAACCCGAGGAACTCGTCGAAAGTCTCCTCGGTGAGGAGTAG